A genome region from Cucumis sativus cultivar 9930 chromosome 4, Cucumber_9930_V3, whole genome shotgun sequence includes the following:
- the LOC101206841 gene encoding transcription factor TCP4 produces the protein MGESHRQTSTSSRLGMRTGGGGGEIVEVQGGHIVRSTGRKDRHSKVCTAKGPRDRRVRLSAHTAIQFYDVQDRLGYDRPSKAVDWLIKKAKAAIDELAELPAWHPSTGNASTQGEEQQSLNDENENLLSVQRDVFNSTGNRRATVLGSDSRVSEFPLQNLQHTQMGEGPNSSTSSFLPPSLDSDSIADTIKSFFPIGTSAAAAETTSSSIQFQNYPQDLLSRTSSQNQDLRLSLQSFQDPIAIHRHHHAQHQSQGHQNEHVLFSGTAPLSGFDVTTAGWSEHNSLNPAEISRFPRITSWNASGAETGSGGGGGIRSAGYVFNSPHLPTALPPSQLMQPLFGENQFFSQRGPLQSSNTPSIRAWIDPSLTHTDHQQHQIPPSIHQSSYAGLGFASGGFSGFHIPTRIQGEEEHDGISDKPSSASSDSRH, from the coding sequence ATGGGAGAGAGCCACCGCCAAACATCGACGTCGTCAAGGTTGGGGATGAGAACCGGCGGCGGGGGTGGGGAGATTGTGGAGGTTCAAGGAGGCCACATTGTTCGTTCCACTGGAAGAAAAGACCGTCACAGCAAAGTTTGCACAGCCAAAGGTCCAAGAGACCGCCGTGTTCGCCTCTCTGCTCATACCGCCATCCAGTTCTACGACGTCCAAGACCGCCTCGGGTATGACCGACCCAGTAAAGCTGTAGATTGGCTTATAAAAAAGGCCAAGGCCGCCATTGATGAGCTCGCCGAGCTTCCTGCATGGCATCCGAGCACAGGAAACGCATCCACACAGGGGGAGGAGCAGCAGAGTCTGAATGATGAGAACGAGAATCTACTTTCAGTCCAACGCGATGTGTTCAATTCAACAGGTAATCGGAGAGCGACGGTGTTGGGGAGTGACAGTAGAGTCTCAGAGTTTCCTCTGCAAAACTTGCAGCATACCCAAATGGGGGAAGGCCCAAATAGCAGCACCTCAAGCTTTCTCCCACCGTCGCTGGACTCGGACTCCATTGCTGATACCATCAAGTCGTTCTTCCCTATAGGCACGTCGGCAGCGGCGGCGGAGACGACTTCTTCGTCGATTCAATTCCAGAATTACCCACAAGATTTGCTTTCTAGGACGAGTAGCCAGAACCAAGATCTGCGGCTTTCTTTGCAGTCTTTTCAAGACCCAATAGCTATTCACCGGCATCATCATGCTCAGCACCAGAGTCAAGGTCACCAGAATGAGCATGTCCTGTTTTCCGGCACCGCCCCATTAAGCGGGTTTGATGTGACCACCGCTGGTTGGTCTGAACACAACAGCCTCAATCCGGCGGAGATTAGCCGGTTCCCGCGGATAACTTCTTGGAACGCATCTGGTGCAGAAACTGGTAGTGGCGGCGGAGGTGGGATCAGGAGTGCGGGCTATGTATTCAACTCGCCGCACTTGCCAACTGCGCTGCCACCTTCACAACTTATGCAGCCATTATTTGGAGAAAACCAGTTTTTTTCTCAGAGGGGACCCCTTCAGTCCAGTAACACACCTTCAATTCGCGCTTGGATTGACCCATCACTTACACACACTGATCATCAACAGCATCAAATACCACCATCAATCCATCAATCCTCCTACGCAGGCTTAGGATTCGCCTCAGGTGGATTCTCTGGGTTTCACATTCCAACGCGAATTCAAGGTGAGGAGGAGCACGATGGCATTTCAGACAAGCCATCCTCTGCTTCCTCTGATTCTCGCCAttga